The DNA region tttgatttccatgagatttaagccataatcatcaagattaaaacaaaaaaggcttgaaatatttcactttgtgtaatgaatgtagaatatatgaaaactTCCACttgttgaattaaattatggaacaAACCccgaacttttccacgatattcaatttttttttttagacgcaCCTGTAGGCTGTGTATGCAAACCTTCGAATTATCCTCAAATATTTCATGAGGTCAGGGTGTTTGAATGCATTGGTTGAAAGAAGGCTTGAATTGATTTTGCCCTGCTTATAGatttactattttaaaaagtgtaataGTTGATTTAATCACCCAGAACCAAAGCCTAAACAAAGCCATGAATATGAGCAGTTCTAgcatttcaggtttaaggagaCTAAGGGAGGATGTAATAATATTACCAGATGTGCAGTCAGGAACTGCTTGATGGCAGCAGCAATTATGAAAATACGGCTGGTCAAAAAGTCAACAGTCTTCCGGCTGTAACTGATCCTCCTCTGTGCTCCTTGATGATGAGTATCCTACTGACTTTGCCTTGTAGTAGTGTAGGAGACACTCTGGAAGAATCAATAGCATGAAGCAGTGTGGCAAATTGCTGCAATCGACACGAATGAAGGCTCGAACGAGGGTGGTGAAGAGAGGGCGTGAGTGAGCAAGTGAGTGAATGATAAGCaattaactaaataaataaatatatatcaaatgTAATCAGTAAGCAAATCCGTAAGTGAATAAAGGACTAGTCGGGAAAGGACGTGTTTGTTCTGTGCACACACAAATGTGGAGAGGTAATGGATTTTAAATGACCTGCagatgacagtgtgtgtgtttgcttaatTGAATACAGCAGGTCAGCGGGTCAAGAAAGTTTAATAACTGCATCTTCCTCTTTAATTTGTTTAGTTCTCGCCAACTCGACTTCTCTCCTTTCTTCATTCAACTCCAAAACCTGATTACGCATTCATTAGCCCAACATCTAAAATGCTGtgtatgaatattaaaaaaaaacacaacaacaacagcaacaaaaaaaaacgaaattgaaaccaaatacaaaaaataaccaATAACCTGAGGATGACGATGTTTTTTATAAAAGCGACAGATTTGGGCATTAGAAGCATATGGTAGTTTGTCAGCTGGAAAAGAGGTAGAAGACAATCAGAGCAACAGCACCTGCTACCACTCGCCATGCCTTCTGAGCCAAAAACACACCCGGGAGATGAACCGGAAGCAGCACAAAAATCCACTTTCATGCAGATTCAGACAAACAGAGGGACAGATGTTGTAATGAAAGCTACAATAAAGAGTTATGAGTAttagaaataaaagcagagctcaaaacatcaacacaaaGGAGTCAGTGAGGTTCTAGATACTGGTTTGATTGCTACTGCTTTCCACACAGTGCGGGATTTAAATTCATGGCTCTGAAAGCAAAGGAAAAACCATGGAGGATTTGCTGTATTGAGAACAAAGAGAAACTTCCTAAGAAAAATCCACtctgaatgacttgcatatcAATACTTTTAATCAATACCTGATCCTCAGTGGTGCAAAAGATttagttgaattttttttttattttattttatggacaCATCTCATAAGATTAACATTCATCACTGTATTAAGTGGTTATGAATTAACACGGAAAACAGCTGTACTAGAGAGCTATTAAAAATCATATCTGTCCATAGAGAGAAATAAGAGAATGAGAATAAGTGGATGTTTGAgaggggtgttttttttgtacaataaTGGTAGcgatacatatacattatatacatacatacatatatacatacatacatacatatatatatatatatacacatatatatatacacatatatatacacatatatacacacatatatatatacatatatatacacatatatatatacacatatatatacatatatatacatatatatatacatatatatacatatatatatatacatatatacatatatatatacacatatatacatatatatatacacatatatacatatatatatacacatatatacatatatacatatatatatacatatatacatatatacatatatatatacatatatatacatatatatatacatattatatatatatatatatatatatatatatacacatatatgtgatcaataaagactcgcTATCATTATTGtacaaaacacatacatatatatatgtacaatgaaattcttttcttggcataccccagcatgtcaagaagttggggtcagagcacagggtcagccatgatacagcgccccaaGAGCAGAGAGGGTCAAGGGCTTcgatcaagggcccaacagtggcagcatggcagtgctggggcttgaacccctgaccttccgatcagtgacccagagccttaaccgccaagccaccactgccccatgcataataataattctgtctAGTTCTGTCCTGGTCTTCATTGTCTTACTgtctcaggtttttttttttatcttcctggaaataaaacacagtggggCTGCACAGTATCTTCGGTCGTCATTCGGTATTGTGCTATTAGCCTTTCTAATACTGAACCTGAAATCACCAGTTCCCAGTTTCACTCTCCAACAACCACAAATCACTCTAGTTGAAGTAACGCAGCTGGGGTTTAACCAAAGCTTTCAATTTTACAAGGCAGATCCACAAGAACATCATGCATCAAATTAGTCACAATATGATGTTTGTCCATCTTGTCCACCCACAcgtacaaatacaaaaacataagGACTCGTATGTGACTGTGGGCAAAAATTAGGCTAGCACTAATGCCTGTCTAGTGGATCTTCACATAAACACCACATGGATGGACAAATTATAACTTCTCATAAAAACAGACCAAATGGGCAAGTGAAAGCTTGCATGTCATTGCCCAACCACATGCTATACTTTCCTGGAAGTCCAATTAACTATGCAAAAAAGCAtcagctagaaaaaaaaaaaaaggacataagAATGGAGCACTAATTATGTCCATTAATACAGAGTATAGAAATTACACAAATATGTAAATGCacaggaggagtgaggaggCACCGTCTCTATCCTCTCCTGATTAAGCATCATGTTTGTACCCTTAAAAAAAGGCTTCACCTATGCGATGTGTTGTTCTCGTATACGTGGGCTCAGTAGTTAGCACAATTGCCTCACATCTTCGGGGTTGGGGGCTTGAaccctgcctccaccctgtgtgcgcagagcttgcaCGTTCGCTTCAagggtttccttccccagtccaaacacatgcattgtaggctgactagCATTTCCAAACGGtccagagagtgtgtgtgtgagattgtgccctgtaatgggttggcaccggggatagcctccaggctccccgcgaccctgtgtaggaaacgGATAGGAGGAGTATGTTCATTTCCTGTCGATGTGCTTACACACAAGGTGACTGTGCGTTGTACTAGCAAACATGAGTGTGTTACATTTAAACAGGTcaaatgaaaagttttatttcacaaaaggcagtttgtttgattgtttttaaagCAATGCTAATGATCATTATACCAACTTGTAGCCCAGAGACATAATCTGCATGTCCTAGGCACTCAGTCCTCCCCTGCACTACACTAATCAGTAAAAGtgttcgttttttttcccccactacaGCAATCCTTTTCCAAAATGGTTCCAAAGTTTTCTTACTCCAACTCTTCAAAAGCGGCAGAGGCAGACATAGACAGACACCGAAAGACTGAATTACCTGCCAGAAATAAACTCTGGTCTGTGACTGGTTGTAACTGcgatattattattttggtgaaTTTGTAATCAAACACTTAGAGAGATAAACACCTagtctttcaaaaaaaaaaaaaaaaaaatgacacaacaccacacagaaaaagaataatatgaaacacatcacaaaaaacaaatccattTATCATTGAAATGTTCTCGAGGCGACATCGTTCTCCATTAGGATGCACCACCCCTGCCTGGAAATCAGCAATCTAACTCCAACACACATTTATAACCATACACCACATTTACCAACAGCTCTTTATTGTTGTTAAAGAACTCACTTTAACCCCCCCATGGTGTTTAAAATCATGGTGTTCATATTCAATTAAACAAAGTACACTTCctcacagaaagagagaagagtgcTTGCTTGAcaatgaaagatttttttcccccccacaatAACATGTTCCCTAAATACTGTGCAGAAAGAGGAGAGGCTTAAGAGAAAATGCGGGGAGATGAAGGATATTAAGCATGGTGATAATGAAATGCTTAGACCTCATATGTATatgaacatatacatatattgtttgtagccaaaaatgcttgattttgctgaagcctttttttttttatttttttttttataaaatctgTGATGCAATCTGCTGAGTTTTttgggggcttttttttttttccggaaaacgacttgaattggcgaaattgcaaccACACGAAATTGTGTCGCAGTGATGTTCGTTggcaaatgagaccttttagctctaATAACGTTCgacacgtgaattgaagagggttttggctgaaggcttgttgcgatgacgtcacatgccGCCTCTTGGAGGAAaactgctgtaattttgaaaatgtgTAAGCTGTTCCGAATATTGTGCCATTTCCTTGAGTTTGTGtccatttctgcgattgcaaattCATGaagtcctggagggactgttaagggttttttattttgttttctgagaACATCAACTGTATCTTAATATAATGGAAAGTTTGAATACAAAAATTAAATAGTctgtaatatactataaatggtttaaaaaaacaaaaacaaaaaaaaaccacaaaaataaaagccaaaacattttctcacacacacacacacacacacacacacacacacacacactcactgtctgaTGAGTACAAATAGCCATGTCCTTATCCAAATTTATGAAATTAGACCTCTAATCTAGGAAGCTAAATGATCCTTTTCAAAATAGATGCTTTGAGTAACCCAATACTAAACAATACACATACAAGCTAACACTAGGTAACTTCATAAAGCTTAGACGACACACAGAGATGGAGTACTCTGTGTAACATGGCACCATTAACCATCTAGGTCTGTAATATGTATACCTATGCTGTCTCAAAGGGCAAATCTACAGCCCCTAGGACCCTCCTATGTGagggtggttttttttaaatcatgcagGCATTCTGGAAGGTCACTCCGTATCCAGACATTAAGTTAAACACTGAACCCTCTGCTATTTGCCCAAGAGAGTGTGGGTCTGAAAGCCAAACCAGAAAAGCAGACACatcagtgtgcatgtgtgcacgcgtgtgtgtgcgtgtgaggggGGATATTTATTCTGGAATTCAAGACAAAAATACCTGGACTGAGTGCCACTAGTGTAAGTGAGTGAGAAGAAATATCATCAGGAGTCCTGTAGAGCAAAATAATACTGCACCCCTCTGTGGGAGTCTGACCTTCAGCACAATTCCCCACACGATGTGCGTCAATGTTCCGAAGGCAACAGCGTGGTACTACAATGGTCAAGAGAGCATAAAAAAGGAGCTagaccgtttaaaaaaaataataaaagaaaaatagaagagagagagagagtgcaagaaacagagagagagagagagagagagagagagattgaaagcACAGGTTGCTCAGAAGAACATGTCCTGGAAGAGGTTTTGCCCCATCTCAATGTAGGCCTCCTTCTCCTGGGCACTCATCTTTTCCACCAGCTCCGGCCTCTGGCTCACTTCTCTGTAGGAGTACGCTCTCCCtcccaccatcaccaccggATCGTCTCCCACTTCCTCAAACTCATCGTCCTCCTCGTCCTCATCCTGTCTGCCCGGCTTCGGTGGAGCGGCGATGGCTCGGACGGGTGAGTCCTCGTCCGATTCACTGGTGTCGCTCTCCGAGTCGCTGGCATTGGCTGCCGGGATGGGTGTCCTGTGGACGGCTCCGCCTGCTGGTGCAGGCGCACTCTTCTTTTCGTGGATGAGGAGAGCACGCATCACTTCCTCGTTCTCATCCGGCACGTGGCCACGTCCAGCCAAACCTTCCTGGGTTACCATGGAGTCCTCGCCAGCTGGGgcacaaaaacaaatttttagTATGATAACTCAACGGAACAACAAATCAGTCTAGAAGCACTAGTAGTATTAAAATAGGCTGATAAACCCTATAATGGAcacaccaaaataaataataatatatatataaaatttatatataaaattgggaCCTGCATTTATCAAGCATTTTACATGAAAGTCTGCACCAGTAGCATctgtataaataaatctaaataaataaaaacagaagacagCACGCCGGCTCGATTTAcatattaaaccttggttaaacaggacttgtttaacaatagccgaataaattgttaacttgaaggtttaaacaagaaaacggTTCTCACAACTttgtgtctcataattattcatgagcctgcatgttcttatcctatgagaagatgctgtctcttaattattcaagATAACATGTGGttctttcctacagatgtagtagatgagagaggcgtTCAAATGGGTCAGAGgggtttgtttcagtggtgtaagagttcgagTGTTTTCTCGGGAGAGCTATGAGAATAGGAGAGaggtggacttcggacttgttcatgaaagcagtttgcgtcTACACGATGATGCGGTACTCAGTCCCAAGaacttttccatcccttcaaatgaaGTATGTGTCTTATTTTAACCATGACAGTTTTATttgccttttgagctaattaaaccgcTTAAAGCGAACGAGAGTCCGCGTTGAGGGGAAGAGCCTTTGcctttttattcatgaaaagctcgagcctattagctaaCTACTATTCCGAGACTCCTCCCATCCGCGCTGCGTCCggttttatttgatgttttcctccatagtcacgcCAGGGGTTAATGACCTGCACTTCTATCTATTGcgtctccatttagccctgaGGAttgaggaggagagaagtcctctgcctcatctgcaaGTGCTTTTTATCACTATCCATCTTTtttgtgagtgttctgaaggcttgtgcccctcttcctctccagcTTTTCCCTGCCACACCCCCTTCCTTCTTCGCACAGCCATCCATGCCCATTGACGCTGCATTTTTCAAACActgagaggtagacttgagctgaaagagggaggtttcatgaccctttaattAACCTGGGATGGATTTgcttggttttgtcaactcaaaacGTACTCTGCAACTCGGAGTTTGTTCAACTCAACAGGCCTCAacgtatgcggaagagggtagaCAGCGCTTTCCTCAGGGTGTTACACTGTTCTGTGGTGCAGCATGGGCAGCAGTTTAAAGAAGATGGCTTCACGTGTCACGGaagaagcacgtgttagccttcaccctccccgtTTGAGATCACGCTTCGTTAGAGATGGATCGCAAAAGAAGGACTCGGGTTTTACACGTCTCTGATGTAGCTGGTCTAGACTGAAACGGTCGTTAAAATAgaagcatagctgctgtgtgtGAGGTGCAATGAAAATATAGGCCTTCAGAGTACACAATCATCCATACCTACTCGAATATTTTAAGACATCTTAAGGCAGTTCTACTCCTGGTAGAGATACAAGTAAAATCTCAATAGCGCGGAATAAACGGCCAGTCTGATTCACAACGCTTCCAGGAACCAAGAGATGTTTTGAACAACCTAAATGATAATGACCTGGTTAAGTGCTGTCATGACGATTTGGGACCTCGCCAGTTGGAATGTGCAGCACCTCTCCTAATCTGCAGATTTGTTTACTTCCCTAATACTCATCAGGAAATGATAAACAGCCGGGCTGCTTTCAAGCAGACCACTTGCTCGCCATGGTTCATCAGAGTAATTGATGAAAGCCATATTAAAATGATAGTCtcatgaggaaatgaaaaggaCTGTGTCAACCAGAAGAGATATTACAGATAAGTACAATTATTAGGAGACAACAAAGAAGAATCCTTCGCTCAAAAGCAACATTAGtgcaattaacaaaaaacatggAACATGATGTGAAACTTTCTCTCTTATTCTGGTCGTGTCGGCGTTTAGACAGAAGTATTGTGCTTTCACAAGCATTtctcctcaaaaaaaaaaaaaaaaaaaagcatggatTAACGTTAGACTGAAAGTCATGAGCTGTGTCGTCGCCATGTGGCTTATTTAATTCACAAGCTGTcaaaaccagagagagagagagagagagagacagagacagagacagagagagagagagacgcccGTCTTCGTCTTCAGATGAAAGGATGACAGTTATGTGCAACAGGGCTcctgaataaatatttacatcacGTTAATAGCCAGGGTCGTTTGAGCTTACAAACAGACGAGAAATCTAGCTGGCTGAAGGAAATATATGAAAtgtcaatacaaaaaaaaaaaaaaaagaaacgatgTACAACCAGTAGATAAAACTCTTGAATCTAGTTAGTCAGAagtggtgttgattcattttctataacagcagctctgacaatagtgttGGCAGAAAATTacgtttattaattaatttatgaaCGCACTCATTCTCCTACGTcaacatttctatagtaacagctcattcacagcgaTTTGTATAGTGGGTGCTTCATGTActctaaacctaataataaatgcatattaaaaaaaaacaaaacactaaactACTACAATATGTTGAAGCCTTTTGTtcagagatgtttatttaaaatttatagaCGGAGTCACAGGTACCAGCACTTTGTAAAGGTCAAGAAGTTTTCCACCACGGGAGAGTGGTAACTATAGAAATGTaggatgtgtatatatttgaatgaataaaacCTCAGGGTGGAAACAGCAACACGCTATTCGGTCGTTGATCAATTTTCCGATAGCAGCGTTCCCCTGTAATGTTTCGTTCCTTATAAACGTATAAAAATGCCACCACATTGCTAGTGGAAAATGTAGCGATGCTACTAAAAGAAATGAGATTACTAAACGATCCAGAGCTTTCTTGTTAAAAGACTCGAAGGACATGCAAagacggattttttttttttttcgctgtTATCAAAATACTTATTTTACTAGAACACAGATTCCCCTTTTGTAAGCTCGGCCCATGTCCAGTAGCAGCTCATCTAGAAATCTACAAAATAAGAAGAGCAGCACATGCAGTGATACGGTGCGCTAGAGTGGTCAAGTGGTACTGACCGGCCTTGAGGGCATCGTTCTCGTTGTAGGCTCCCTGCACGGTGCTCTGAGTCAGCCACACCGGCCTCTCTTTGTGGGCTCTGGCCTCGGCAGCCTGGGCCTGCTGGCTCTCCTGCTCCTCCATGCTGATCACGACATTCTGCGTGTACATATCCGCATATGACGAGCCCTTCGTCCTCCAGACGTCCTGACCTGCCATTCCAGCCCCCGCCGGACCTCCGGATGCAGCCGCACGCTCCCGACTGCAGGGCAAGACAGAGAAACATGTAGTGGTAATAATATTTGCATATTGCTAACCGCACGATAAAGAAGACCATAAAGCAGTGGTtaccaaccctgttccttgagCTCTGCAGCTTTCAACTCCATctaaaatctaacacacctgttatAGTTAATCGAGTaattcttaaggcaatgataagatggtcaggtgggcaggATTACAGTCTTCAGGAAGACAGAcatccaggaacagggttggtgaccactgatgtaaatgtactgacagGTCATGAAAATAGAGCTTGTACTAAAACGAACATTCAGCACAACCCCTTTCACTAGACTGAATAAAAACCTAATTAGCTGCCTGAAAAGAACATAATTGTAGTGAACCTTTATAAAGGGTCAATTAGTAATGCATTTATGAGTGATCTGTTCACAATGACCTAGATCCAATACACTACAGTTCCCTCCGTCAAACACACAGCCCCCACTGAAGGTTGAGAACGTGAACAAGTGGACCCCCGCCCGAAAAAAAAAGGCCTTCACCTCTGTTTCAGAGCAGGGATTTCTGTAGGCTCTGGCTCCAGTAGCTCATGCGACAGGTTGACATCTTCAGTCTCCCGTAGCAACACGTAAATGGGCTCGATCTGCTCATTGAAGCGGGCAACCAGTGTCCGCGCGTCTTTCTTCGGCACGGCCGACTCGTCCTCCTCCACCTCGGTCTGGCAGAACGTACAGCGGAACGTCCCTGTGACAGCGATAGAGCGCAAACGTCACCCATGCTTATTTCAAAAGGTcacttttttataataataataataatccatattCTAGGTATAAGCTGTAAACACACTTTTGCATGCACTCAAACAATAGTTGCTGGTGGGGAGTTGGGCTGGTTGGCCATCTGCTGCTGAAGTTATTTACAGACACATTGATGAGAGCATACACAgcagtattttgtgtgtgtgtatattaaagCAGTGAAGGACCGATATGAAAGCAGTCAGACACACTGTGAGCTCAAAATCTTAATATCAGTGATCTCAATCGAAATACTGCGATATAGTCAGAAAACAGAGGGAACTGCACTGAACGATGCTCAATTTCTCAAACAGCAATATAACAATCCACTTCCAAATATAATGCAACTTTAAAACAAGTCAATAACAGGAGCACCTACAGCACTGAACAGTGCATACAGTACGCTGCAGATTCTATGGTTTGAATCCTGATAAATGAACAATCAgaggagggatttttttttcagctttaaaAATGGTTAAGACTGTGGCCCAggtcataaaaaaaaaggttaacagcTGCTACACAACACCCTGCGATTCTTTACGTACCCTACTAACAACCATCTTTCTTCATACACACCATATGGCCAGAAttatttggacacctgaccatcacacccatatgcatTCATCAAACTGTTAGAAACACATTCTTGTATGCTGAAGcagtacaatttcccttcagggGTCCAAACATGTTCCATAATAACAGTGCCACTGTGCACAATGCGAAGTCCATGAACACATGGTTATCTAAGAGTGGAGCaaaagaactcgagtggcctgcacagagccctgacctcaaccccactgaacatgcTCTtggcctcctcacccgacatcagcacctgacctcactaatgctcttgtggctgaatgagcagaaATCCccacagtggaaagccttcataGAGGAGTGGCGGTTATTATAAAACAGCAAatgggggactaaatctggaatggaatgttcaacaagtacatatgaaggtcaggtgtctacaaacatttggccatatagtgcaggagcaaagaaaatcacaaaGGCAGTGTGGAGAAGATTTGCAACATGGTACATTTACACTGTGCTTATATCCACTGGCAACAAGAGTAGAATCCAACCCAAGCACAGAGCTGTGCGGTTGCTCCATGTtgaactggtgtcccatctaGTATGTTCTCCCTCCTTGCCAATACACGCTCCAAATCCACCAATCACGGCTGTGTAGGAATCCAGGGATTCGAGCTCACATGCTAGTGTCATTAACGTTAAACGGTGAGTGACTTCTACAAaagtatgaataaaaataagcacGAGTTTTGTACACATCAGTACGGATACATTCCTGTAGAAGGATCTCAGCCGTCCACAAACAAGCAGATTCGTCATCAAGCATCACTGCAGGAGGATATGGTGTCAGACAAACTCGCACCACTTTCCACCCCATTCATTCAAACATCTCTACTGCCCAATCACAATGAAGACAGATTGACTTCCAAAAGCCTGTTCAAGTAT from Ictalurus furcatus strain D&B chromosome 6, Billie_1.0, whole genome shotgun sequence includes:
- the gtf2e1 gene encoding general transcription factor IIE subunit 1, which produces MTEPEVLTEVPAALKRLAKQVVRGFYGIEHALALDVLIRNACVREEDMLELLKFDRKQLRSVLNTLKADKFVKCRMRVETAPDGKTTRHNYYFINYRLLVNVVKYKLDHMRRRIETDERDSTNRASFHCPNCCSTFTDLEANQLFDPMTGTFRCTFCQTEVEEDESAVPKKDARTLVARFNEQIEPIYVLLRETEDVNLSHELLEPEPTEIPALKQSRERAAASGGPAGAGMAGQDVWRTKGSSYADMYTQNVVISMEEQESQQAQAAEARAHKERPVWLTQSTVQGAYNENDALKAAGEDSMVTQEGLAGRGHVPDENEEVMRALLIHEKKSAPAPAGGAVHRTPIPAANASDSESDTSESDEDSPVRAIAAPPKPGRQDEDEEDDEFEEVGDDPVVMVGGRAYSYREVSQRPELVEKMSAQEKEAYIEMGQNLFQDMFF